The following proteins are co-located in the Xanthocytophaga agilis genome:
- a CDS encoding aminodeoxychorismate/anthranilate synthase component II — protein sequence MFLLLDNFDSFTYNLADYLLQCRAEYHIVRNNVSVEEIIQHDYEAIVLSPGPETPQKAGNLLQIIDYYISRKPILGICLGHQALGQYFGAKLVRAEQPMHGKLSYIQCISEDKLFTGLPTYLSVVRYHSLILSDLPEALELLAWTEMNEPMAFKHKSLPIRGIQFHPEAALTEYGLQMINNWVNFVRNY from the coding sequence ATGTTTCTCCTGTTAGATAACTTTGATTCATTTACCTATAACCTTGCAGATTACCTATTGCAATGTAGAGCGGAATATCATATTGTACGAAATAATGTATCGGTAGAGGAGATTATTCAACACGATTATGAAGCTATTGTGTTGTCTCCTGGCCCTGAGACCCCTCAAAAAGCAGGAAATCTCCTTCAAATTATAGATTATTATATATCCAGAAAACCAATTTTAGGAATTTGTCTGGGGCATCAGGCGTTGGGACAATACTTTGGAGCAAAGTTAGTCAGAGCAGAACAACCCATGCATGGAAAGCTTTCGTATATACAGTGTATTTCTGAAGACAAATTATTTACAGGTTTACCTACTTATTTATCTGTTGTAAGATACCACTCTCTAATTCTATCAGATTTACCGGAGGCATTGGAATTGTTGGCATGGACAGAAATGAATGAACCTATGGCATTTAAACACAAATCACTGCCTATCAGAGGCATACAATTTCATCCAGAAGCAGCACTTACCGAATATGGGTTGCAAATGATAAATAATTGGGTAAACTTTGTCCGGAATTATTGA
- a CDS encoding NAD(P)/FAD-dependent oxidoreductase: MKNITILGAGLVGSLLASLLARRGHQVQLIEKRPDLRIKNWEDGRSINLAMSERGWQAMRAVGVEEQVKKFAIPMYGRMIHDTKGNLAFQPYGKDNQCIYAVSRSLLNQTLMNEAERHGVQLVFEHKCTSIDLQKNTLEITRITPNKAESEEKSTLQPDLIFGSDGAFSAVRSAMMKRPLFNYSQDYIEHGYKELTIPPTADGNWAIEPNALHIWPRGHFMLIALPNPDKTFTCTLFFPWTGNPSFEQLQTKQQILHFFEETFSDILPLMPDLTEEFFSNPTSALLTVRCFPWTYKDKVALIGDAAHAIVPFFGQGMNCGFEDCVVLDEIIDQYNNDWNTILSVYEKSRKSNADAIAELALQNFVEMRDKVADPRFLLRKKIDAHLNQLFPDQWIPLYTMISFTTIPYFDALEVGKQHDAILDKIMEIEGIEDKWQTIDYQSLLGAD, from the coding sequence TTGAAAAATATCACCATACTGGGAGCAGGCTTAGTAGGCTCTTTATTAGCAAGTTTATTGGCCAGAAGAGGACATCAGGTACAATTAATAGAAAAACGCCCCGACTTGCGAATTAAGAACTGGGAAGATGGACGTAGCATTAACTTGGCGATGAGTGAAAGAGGTTGGCAAGCCATGCGGGCAGTAGGCGTTGAAGAGCAAGTGAAAAAATTTGCTATACCTATGTATGGCAGAATGATACACGATACCAAAGGAAATCTTGCCTTTCAACCCTATGGAAAGGATAATCAATGCATTTATGCCGTTTCCCGAAGTCTGCTTAATCAAACATTAATGAATGAAGCAGAAAGACATGGAGTACAGCTTGTATTTGAACACAAATGTACCTCTATCGATTTGCAAAAAAACACATTGGAAATAACGCGTATTACACCAAATAAAGCAGAATCAGAGGAAAAGTCCACTCTTCAGCCTGACTTGATATTTGGATCGGATGGAGCCTTTTCTGCTGTACGATCAGCTATGATGAAAAGACCATTGTTTAACTACTCACAGGATTATATTGAACATGGGTATAAAGAGTTAACCATTCCTCCTACTGCAGATGGCAACTGGGCAATAGAACCCAATGCACTTCACATCTGGCCTCGTGGACATTTTATGCTTATTGCATTACCTAATCCTGATAAAACATTTACCTGTACATTATTTTTTCCTTGGACAGGGAATCCATCCTTTGAACAACTTCAAACAAAACAACAAATCCTACATTTTTTTGAAGAAACATTCTCAGACATCCTTCCTCTTATGCCAGATCTTACTGAGGAATTTTTCAGCAATCCGACATCTGCATTATTAACCGTTCGCTGTTTCCCCTGGACCTACAAAGATAAGGTGGCTCTAATTGGAGATGCAGCACATGCCATCGTTCCTTTTTTTGGACAGGGAATGAATTGTGGTTTTGAAGATTGTGTTGTACTGGATGAGATTATAGATCAATATAATAATGACTGGAATACAATTTTATCAGTATATGAGAAATCACGTAAGTCAAATGCTGATGCAATTGCGGAATTAGCTCTACAAAATTTTGTAGAGATGCGCGACAAGGTAGCAGATCCTCGCTTTTTACTTCGTAAAAAAATTGACGCTCACCTTAACCAGCTTTTTCCAGATCAATGGATACCATTATATACTATGATATCCTTTACTACTATCCCATATTTCGATGCACTGGAAGTTGGGAAACAACACGATGCTATTCTGGATAAAATTATGGAAATCGAGGGAATTGAAGACAAATGGCAAACTATTGACTATCAATCGTTATTAGGAGCTGACTAA
- the kynU gene encoding kynureninase → MISSITYENSLDFAQKMDALDSLKQFRNYFHIPLIHNQEAIYLCGNSLGLQPKAARNTIEQEMLHWQTLAVEGHFLGKQPWLTYHKQFRPLLSNLTGALPHEVVAMNNLTTNLHLMMISFYQPTSDRYLIIMEAGAFPSDQYAVESQVRFHGFDPSDAIIEIKPREGEHILHTEDIVQAIINPENKPALVLFGGVNYYTGQVFDMQAISKAAHEAGAYVGFDLAHAIGNVSLHLHDWGTDFAVWCSYKYLNSSPGGISGAFVHERHASNPDLPRLAGWWGYDEATRFQMKKGFIPQHGADGWQLANAPILLMAVHRASLDIFQEAGLENLRQKSILLTGYLEFLIQNDPILNQTLHIITPSNSKERGCQLSMLAAINGKQIFDKITDAGVIGDWREPNVIRLSPVPLYNSFEDIYRCGETLSRCVREVNII, encoded by the coding sequence ATGATATCCAGTATCACTTATGAAAATAGTCTCGATTTTGCTCAAAAAATGGATGCATTAGATTCATTAAAACAGTTTCGCAACTATTTTCATATCCCTCTTATACATAATCAGGAAGCTATTTATTTATGTGGTAACTCTCTTGGTTTACAACCCAAAGCAGCCCGGAATACGATTGAACAGGAAATGCTTCATTGGCAAACCCTTGCCGTAGAAGGTCATTTTCTAGGCAAACAACCCTGGCTTACCTACCACAAACAATTTCGTCCTCTCTTAAGTAATCTAACAGGCGCATTACCACATGAAGTAGTAGCCATGAATAACCTGACTACGAATCTGCATCTTATGATGATATCTTTCTATCAGCCTACTTCAGATAGATATCTCATCATTATGGAAGCAGGGGCTTTTCCATCTGATCAGTATGCAGTAGAGTCGCAGGTGCGCTTTCATGGTTTCGATCCCTCAGATGCTATTATAGAAATTAAGCCACGAGAAGGTGAGCATATCCTCCATACAGAAGATATAGTCCAAGCTATAATCAATCCTGAAAACAAACCAGCATTGGTTTTATTTGGTGGCGTAAACTATTACACTGGACAAGTTTTTGACATGCAGGCTATTTCTAAAGCAGCGCATGAAGCAGGTGCCTATGTAGGATTTGATCTCGCACATGCTATTGGTAATGTTTCACTACATTTGCATGATTGGGGAACAGACTTTGCAGTCTGGTGCAGCTACAAATACCTCAATTCCAGTCCCGGTGGAATTTCTGGCGCCTTTGTACACGAACGACATGCCAGCAATCCTGATTTGCCGAGACTTGCCGGATGGTGGGGATATGACGAAGCCACCAGATTTCAAATGAAAAAAGGATTTATTCCTCAACATGGGGCTGATGGCTGGCAATTAGCCAATGCGCCTATCCTACTAATGGCAGTTCATCGTGCTTCACTAGATATCTTTCAGGAAGCAGGTCTGGAAAACTTAAGACAAAAAAGTATTCTGTTAACAGGCTATCTGGAATTTCTTATTCAAAACGATCCTATACTCAATCAGACTCTACATATCATTACTCCATCTAATAGTAAAGAACGAGGTTGTCAGTTATCCATGCTAGCTGCGATAAATGGCAAACAAATTTTTGACAAGATTACAGATGCAGGAGTTATCGGAGACTGGAGAGAACCTAATGTTATTCGTTTGTCTCCTGTACCATTATATAATAGTTTCGAAGACATTTATCGTTGTGGCGAAACTTTAAGTAGGTGTGTACGGGAAGTAAACATTATATAA
- a CDS encoding 3-hydroxyanthranilate 3,4-dioxygenase translates to MIQRPFNLQTWIDENRHLLKPPVGNQQVYKANEDFIVMVVGGPNSRKDFHDDAGEELFYQLEGEITLKIVENDQVVDIHLKAGDMFLLPPHVPHSPRRTAGSIGLVVERYRKPEELDGFLWFCENCGHKLYEEYTPVSDIVGQLPAIMDRFWASSELRTCKQCGTFMEKPS, encoded by the coding sequence ATGATACAACGTCCCTTCAACCTTCAAACCTGGATTGACGAAAATCGCCACCTTTTAAAGCCCCCTGTAGGTAATCAACAAGTATATAAAGCCAATGAAGACTTTATTGTAATGGTTGTTGGAGGTCCTAATTCCCGCAAAGACTTTCATGATGATGCCGGTGAAGAGCTTTTTTATCAACTGGAAGGTGAAATTACCTTAAAGATTGTCGAAAATGACCAGGTAGTAGATATTCATCTAAAAGCAGGTGATATGTTTTTGCTGCCACCTCATGTTCCCCATTCTCCCCGCCGGACAGCAGGCTCTATTGGCTTAGTAGTAGAACGTTACCGCAAACCTGAAGAACTGGATGGATTTCTTTGGTTCTGTGAAAATTGTGGACATAAACTTTACGAAGAATATACTCCTGTCAGTGATATTGTTGGACAACTGCCTGCAATCATGGACCGATTCTGGGCATCTTCAGAGTTACGTACCTGTAAACAATGTGGAACATTCATGGAGAAACCCAGTTAG
- a CDS encoding RNA methyltransferase, whose protein sequence is MRKLSMDELNRPSVEAFKNTKKNPFILLLDNVRSAHNVGSAFRTADAFAVEKIMLCGITATPPNREIAKTALGATESIAWEYSETSEEAVKRLRDEGYLIVILEQTEGSINLNHFTISSDKKYCFVFGNEVFGVDEKLLPLAEVSVEIPQFGTKHSLNISVSVGIVLWECSRQLLS, encoded by the coding sequence ATGCGTAAGCTTTCAATGGATGAGCTTAACCGACCTTCGGTTGAAGCCTTCAAAAATACAAAAAAAAATCCCTTCATCCTCCTCCTTGACAATGTTCGTAGTGCTCACAATGTGGGCTCAGCCTTTCGGACTGCGGATGCTTTTGCGGTTGAAAAGATCATGTTATGTGGAATCACTGCTACTCCTCCTAACCGGGAAATTGCAAAAACTGCATTAGGGGCAACCGAATCTATTGCATGGGAGTATTCTGAAACCAGTGAAGAAGCAGTGAAAAGATTAAGAGATGAAGGCTATCTTATTGTAATACTTGAACAAACCGAAGGAAGTATAAATCTAAATCACTTTACGATTTCCTCTGATAAAAAGTATTGTTTTGTTTTTGGAAATGAAGTCTTTGGGGTAGACGAGAAACTACTTCCGTTGGCAGAAGTCAGTGTTGAAATTCCACAATTTGGAACTAAGCACTCCTTGAATATTTCTGTAAGTGTAGGTATTGTATTATGGGAGTGTTCTCGTCAGTTGTTATCATAA
- the mutS gene encoding DNA mismatch repair protein MutS, whose product MKTEETPLMKQYNQFKVKYPGALLLFRVGDFYETFGDDAIKTSKILDIVLTKRSNGAASEVPLAGFPHHALEGYLAKLVRAGQRVAICDQLEDPKFAKGLVKRGVTELVTPGVAFSDNVLDTKRNNYLSAIYFAKEVIGVAFLDASTGEFFTTQGDLNYIEKLLQGFLPAEILYCKPQKTQFFDSFGDKYITYALEDWVFTHDHGYNTLTQHFKTTSLKGFGIENLSEGIVAAGSVLHYLAEAEHKNLKHIAHIARLDEERYVWLDKFTIRNLELVYPQQEGGVPLIQVLDQTVTPMGSRLMRKWLVLPLKEKKLIEERLEVVNEFVQNEDLQEEVLKHMKAVGDIERLISRVAVRRANPRDLCQLKKSLTQIGPIKDWLANSELPQLKRLADRLHPCLPLVERLEKELREDAPAVTNQGGMLKEGVNAELDELHKLAFSGKDYLLQIQQREIAATGITSLKVSYNKVFGYYLEVSNAHKHKVPNTWLRKQTLVNAERYITEELKVYEEKILNAEDQIFQIEQQLFNELVLAASEYTAQIQQNAFGLAMLDCLLSFARVAVKNRYVRPHIRDNKEVNIKEGRHPVIEQQLPLGESYVPNSILLNDETQQIIVITGPNMAGKSALLRQTALIVLMAQMGSFVPAEEATIGLVDKVFTRVGASDNLSRGESTFMVEMTETASILNNLSERSLVLMDEIGRGTSTYDGISIAWSIVEYLHNHPKYKAKTLFATHYHELNQLAEDFPRIKNYNVSVKEVGNKVVFLRKLKEGGSEHSFGIHVAQMAGMPQNVVLRANEIMHHLETDKIRQQAEERVREVPKNNVQFTLFEADPTLQRVADTLEKVDVNTLTPIEALLKLNELKSILNKKN is encoded by the coding sequence ATGAAGACAGAAGAAACACCTCTGATGAAGCAATACAACCAGTTTAAGGTAAAATATCCAGGGGCATTGCTATTATTCAGAGTGGGGGATTTTTATGAGACATTTGGCGATGATGCCATTAAAACAAGTAAGATTTTAGATATTGTTCTTACCAAACGATCCAATGGAGCGGCTTCTGAAGTTCCCTTGGCTGGATTTCCTCATCATGCACTGGAAGGATATCTAGCGAAACTGGTACGTGCTGGGCAAAGAGTGGCCATTTGTGATCAACTGGAAGATCCTAAATTTGCCAAAGGTTTGGTAAAACGTGGGGTAACTGAGTTGGTAACTCCAGGTGTTGCTTTCAGCGATAATGTACTGGATACAAAACGAAATAATTATTTGTCTGCTATTTACTTTGCCAAAGAAGTTATTGGTGTAGCTTTTCTAGATGCCTCAACAGGAGAATTTTTTACAACCCAAGGAGATCTGAACTATATCGAAAAACTATTACAGGGATTTCTGCCTGCAGAGATTCTTTATTGTAAACCTCAGAAGACACAGTTCTTTGACTCCTTTGGTGATAAATATATTACCTATGCGTTGGAAGACTGGGTATTTACTCATGATCATGGATATAATACATTGACTCAACATTTCAAGACAACCTCGCTGAAAGGATTTGGAATTGAAAATCTTTCGGAAGGCATTGTTGCAGCAGGAAGTGTACTCCATTATCTTGCTGAAGCGGAACACAAAAATCTCAAGCATATTGCTCATATTGCCCGTCTGGATGAAGAGCGGTATGTATGGCTTGATAAATTTACGATTCGTAACCTGGAGCTTGTATATCCACAACAGGAGGGCGGAGTGCCCTTGATTCAGGTACTGGATCAGACAGTTACTCCAATGGGAAGCCGATTAATGCGTAAATGGCTGGTATTACCTTTGAAAGAGAAAAAGCTGATAGAGGAACGTCTGGAAGTTGTGAATGAGTTTGTGCAGAACGAAGACTTACAGGAGGAGGTTCTGAAACATATGAAAGCTGTTGGCGATATCGAGCGACTAATTTCCCGGGTTGCTGTTCGTAGAGCAAATCCACGTGATCTATGTCAGTTAAAGAAGTCCCTTACTCAAATTGGGCCTATTAAAGATTGGTTGGCGAATAGTGAATTGCCTCAGTTAAAGCGTTTGGCAGACCGATTACATCCTTGTTTGCCATTGGTAGAACGGCTTGAAAAAGAGTTGCGTGAAGATGCTCCTGCTGTTACTAATCAGGGTGGTATGTTAAAAGAGGGTGTAAATGCTGAATTGGATGAATTACATAAATTAGCTTTCTCAGGTAAAGATTATCTGTTACAAATTCAACAGCGGGAAATTGCAGCTACTGGTATTACTTCGCTGAAAGTATCTTATAATAAAGTTTTTGGTTATTATCTGGAAGTGAGTAATGCACATAAGCACAAAGTTCCGAACACCTGGTTGCGTAAACAAACACTTGTCAATGCAGAACGTTACATTACAGAAGAACTCAAAGTATATGAGGAAAAAATTCTGAATGCTGAAGATCAGATTTTTCAGATTGAGCAGCAGTTGTTTAATGAACTTGTACTGGCAGCCAGTGAGTATACTGCTCAGATTCAGCAAAATGCCTTCGGATTAGCTATGCTGGATTGTTTACTATCTTTTGCACGAGTGGCTGTAAAGAATCGTTATGTTCGACCACATATACGTGATAACAAAGAAGTAAATATCAAAGAAGGTCGCCATCCTGTTATTGAGCAGCAACTACCATTAGGAGAAAGTTATGTGCCTAATAGTATATTACTTAATGACGAAACACAACAGATCATTGTAATTACAGGTCCCAATATGGCAGGTAAGTCTGCTTTGTTACGTCAGACTGCACTGATTGTATTAATGGCGCAGATGGGAAGTTTTGTTCCTGCCGAAGAAGCAACTATTGGACTGGTAGATAAGGTGTTTACACGTGTTGGAGCTTCTGATAATTTGTCTCGTGGTGAATCTACTTTTATGGTAGAGATGACAGAGACTGCCAGTATTCTGAACAACCTTAGTGAAAGGAGTTTAGTACTGATGGATGAGATTGGACGAGGAACAAGTACATATGATGGGATCTCAATTGCTTGGTCTATTGTAGAGTATTTGCATAACCATCCTAAATACAAGGCAAAAACATTGTTTGCAACCCATTATCATGAACTTAACCAACTAGCTGAGGATTTTCCACGCATAAAAAATTACAATGTATCTGTAAAAGAAGTTGGGAATAAGGTAGTCTTCCTGCGTAAGTTAAAAGAAGGAGGAAGTGAACACAGTTTTGGTATTCATGTGGCTCAGATGGCGGGTATGCCTCAAAATGTAGTATTAAGAGCAAATGAAATTATGCACCATCTGGAGACAGACAAGATTCGTCAACAGGCTGAAGAACGTGTTCGGGAAGTACCTAAAAACAATGTCCAGTTTACTTTGTTTGAAGCAGATCCTACTTTACAAAGAGTAGCGGATACTTTGGAAAAAGTAGATGTAAATACACTGACACCTATTGAAGCATTGCTTAAACTTAATGAGTTAAAGAGTATATTGAATAAAAAGAATTAA
- a CDS encoding 2OG-Fe(II) oxygenase encodes MQATAHTSSIWTIDNFLSVQECDDLIAFSEKTGYDEAEVSLSSGSQMMKSLRNNYRLIYTDEILAQQLWEKIKNYVPEQIEDSQAIGLNEQFRFYRYENDQRFKRHIDGRFHRNDQEESRITFMIYLNDNFTGGETAFDNISILPVKGKALCFIHEQKHEGSPVTSGIKYVLRSDVMYKRI; translated from the coding sequence ATGCAGGCTACAGCACATACTTCATCAATCTGGACAATTGATAATTTTCTTTCTGTTCAGGAATGTGATGATCTGATTGCATTTAGTGAAAAAACAGGATATGATGAAGCGGAAGTAAGTTTATCATCAGGATCACAGATGATGAAGTCTCTCCGAAACAATTATCGGCTTATATACACAGATGAGATTTTGGCTCAACAACTGTGGGAAAAGATAAAGAATTATGTTCCTGAGCAGATAGAGGATTCTCAGGCAATTGGCTTGAATGAGCAATTTCGTTTTTATCGTTATGAAAATGACCAGCGTTTCAAACGACACATTGATGGACGTTTTCACAGAAATGATCAGGAAGAGAGTCGTATCACATTTATGATTTATCTGAATGACAATTTTACTGGAGGAGAAACTGCATTTGACAATATATCTATTCTACCTGTCAAAGGAAAAGCATTATGCTTTATCCATGAGCAAAAGCATGAAGGATCTCCCGTGACATCAGGTATCAAATATGTATTACGTTCAGATGTGATGTATAAAAGAATATAA
- a CDS encoding AsmA-like C-terminal region-containing protein, with translation MTVAKGFRIFFYCLLILTTILAVLLWTLPRFYEERAASYLRKQFALYSDLRLQHFTTRISLFSHFPHVTFTFEQLSVVDTTFSVPLQVLGVKQAKFTVNLQDIKRDTVPLQNIQLKGIRFYQEIDSVGHKTGFRFKKRKTSGSVIATAARFEFPQIEISDVQVRTLNKYKQSAFSVLVKNASLSASYAGDSLLVKGTLQGESEYIKNQNITLFQGWPFTATAHYVYNVKEKKGTLYKSAIQVHQDTISIMGTHKRSKQGVSLAIDLQGQLGLTELLNEALPGKLKPYLAQVSSNSKVKFHYSITGNSSPTLRPHTHLAFVVADGNISWSKSPVELKHIDLRGELDNGKDQTPRTSYIRISSFRCQTDSNTLDGNLQITNFDYPSIKLAIQGYLAIPVLATIVAIPSPSSYQGSIMGNMAMEGPLHSPIAGYFSKRLKWNGTLKIQNGSWTGSNTFQATHVNADMKFANNLLHIQNLYGRIHNQPVSASGTIQNLLAYIAGFQPVVKIISTLNARQINTEWFQGLFVASSSILLSKKKALVHTFHLSGTGPIQQKTLLPPFIQTDIKVQCSKLLVGNDTIYNLNSHLQSTETALNFTHLAGSWRQGKFEGKLYLPNDLNKLNQSSLKGIIQIEELDLKSAIGQRLSSKKNFLSSLSYNPSVNKELSPYLQALIQGADIGVTLSVSQLRLPGEENIQKLTMQIQKENEHVDISDLKFETTLNGKASGSGQFHLLSQPANSIQILDPLFSIKLTYNYLNLEKLMKQIAAIGHLLPRRIPGKAEKNISSVKSHSVYQPWIIFPTNYQVDLEVRSERLHYYQLNGYELAFKTRIYRSHAVVDDFGINAFDGKIALQGTINWSNRAREVPVHLRAKLQRINLYSLFKAADELNLDLLHSHNIRGEVDCNLSVHTKLDNSFAPRLSQTTLYSSALIRNMELINVVPLQQALRFVKKKKTEHMYFNDVHAHFLFSKDKFFTPGVKLDNNISEFKLSGSYTMNGPADLYLDLNIFEVLFGNNKKRIERIQQDVDTLMAPKKQHLLVYRQVNAVRTNAYKVKFFSRKERNSIDKMLHHHFREQLLEWKIDTVFSVIKKANIDH, from the coding sequence ATGACAGTTGCCAAAGGTTTTCGGATATTTTTTTACTGTCTGTTAATTCTGACAACTATCCTTGCTGTACTATTATGGACATTACCTCGCTTTTATGAAGAAAGAGCTGCTTCCTATTTAAGGAAACAATTTGCTTTGTATTCAGACCTGCGTCTACAGCACTTCACTACTCGTATTTCATTATTTTCTCACTTTCCGCATGTAACTTTTACTTTTGAACAATTATCTGTTGTTGATACAACGTTTTCTGTTCCATTACAGGTACTGGGAGTTAAGCAGGCAAAATTTACAGTTAATCTACAGGATATTAAGAGGGATACAGTTCCCCTGCAGAATATTCAACTAAAAGGAATCCGTTTTTATCAGGAGATTGATTCAGTAGGACATAAAACGGGATTTCGTTTCAAAAAGCGTAAAACCTCCGGATCAGTTATTGCCACTGCCGCTCGATTTGAATTTCCTCAAATTGAGATCTCAGATGTGCAAGTGCGCACACTGAATAAATATAAGCAAAGTGCATTCTCTGTTCTTGTTAAAAACGCCTCTTTATCTGCAAGTTATGCAGGTGATAGTCTCTTAGTAAAAGGCACACTTCAGGGAGAATCAGAATATATAAAGAATCAGAATATAACACTTTTTCAGGGATGGCCATTTACTGCTACAGCTCACTATGTATACAATGTAAAAGAGAAAAAAGGTACTCTATATAAGAGTGCTATACAGGTGCATCAGGATACAATCTCGATAATGGGGACTCATAAGCGCAGTAAACAAGGTGTTTCACTCGCTATAGATTTGCAGGGTCAGCTAGGATTAACAGAATTACTGAATGAAGCGTTACCTGGTAAACTTAAACCTTATCTTGCTCAGGTATCCAGCAACAGCAAGGTGAAATTTCACTACTCCATTACCGGAAATAGTAGCCCTACTTTACGTCCGCATACACATTTAGCTTTTGTGGTTGCGGATGGAAATATATCGTGGTCAAAAAGCCCTGTTGAACTGAAACATATAGATCTGAGAGGTGAACTTGATAATGGAAAAGATCAAACACCTCGTACCAGCTATATTCGAATTTCTTCATTTCGTTGTCAAACGGATTCTAATACACTAGATGGTAATTTACAGATAACAAATTTTGACTATCCATCTATCAAGCTAGCAATACAAGGATACCTTGCTATTCCTGTGCTGGCTACAATTGTTGCTATACCCAGTCCCTCTTCTTACCAAGGCAGTATTATGGGGAATATGGCTATGGAAGGACCCCTTCATTCTCCAATAGCTGGTTATTTCTCAAAAAGACTTAAATGGAATGGTACTTTGAAAATCCAAAATGGTTCCTGGACTGGAAGTAATACTTTTCAGGCAACTCATGTAAATGCTGATATGAAGTTTGCCAATAATTTATTACACATACAGAATTTGTACGGACGTATCCATAATCAGCCTGTTTCAGCTTCTGGAACAATACAAAATCTGTTAGCATATATAGCTGGTTTTCAACCTGTCGTTAAAATAATATCCACATTAAATGCCAGACAAATTAATACAGAATGGTTTCAGGGATTATTTGTTGCATCATCTTCTATCTTACTCTCTAAAAAGAAAGCTCTGGTACATACTTTTCATTTGTCTGGAACTGGCCCGATACAACAAAAGACTCTCCTTCCTCCATTTATTCAGACAGATATAAAGGTTCAGTGTAGTAAATTATTAGTCGGAAATGATACTATATATAATCTTAATTCACATTTACAAAGTACAGAAACTGCCTTAAACTTCACTCATCTGGCTGGGAGTTGGAGGCAAGGAAAATTTGAGGGGAAACTTTATTTACCAAATGATTTGAATAAACTTAACCAAAGTAGCTTAAAAGGAATTATTCAAATTGAAGAACTTGATTTGAAAAGTGCAATTGGACAAAGATTATCCAGTAAGAAAAACTTTCTCTCTTCTTTATCTTATAATCCTTCTGTAAATAAAGAACTATCACCTTATTTACAGGCATTGATTCAAGGGGCAGATATTGGGGTAACTCTGTCTGTTAGCCAATTACGATTACCAGGAGAGGAGAATATTCAAAAGCTTACGATGCAGATTCAAAAGGAAAATGAGCACGTAGATATATCAGACCTAAAATTTGAGACGACTTTGAATGGAAAAGCATCTGGAAGTGGACAGTTTCATTTACTATCACAACCAGCAAACTCAATTCAGATTTTAGATCCTCTTTTTTCTATTAAGTTGACATACAACTACCTGAATCTTGAAAAGTTAATGAAACAGATTGCTGCAATTGGACATTTGTTACCACGCCGCATTCCCGGTAAGGCTGAGAAGAATATATCTTCAGTAAAATCTCATTCCGTTTATCAACCATGGATTATATTTCCAACAAACTACCAGGTAGATCTTGAAGTAAGATCCGAGAGATTACACTATTATCAGTTGAATGGGTATGAGTTAGCTTTTAAAACACGAATATACCGAAGTCATGCTGTTGTTGATGATTTTGGCATCAATGCATTTGATGGGAAAATAGCCTTACAGGGAACTATTAACTGGAGTAACAGAGCCAGAGAAGTTCCTGTGCATTTGCGGGCAAAGCTGCAACGTATAAATCTGTATAGTTTATTTAAGGCTGCAGATGAATTAAATCTAGATCTGCTTCATAGTCATAATATACGAGGAGAAGTTGATTGTAATCTGTCTGTCCATACCAAACTGGATAATTCGTTTGCGCCCCGTCTATCTCAAACTACGCTGTATTCCAGTGCATTGATTCGAAATATGGAGTTAATCAATGTAGTACCTCTTCAGCAGGCTCTGCGTTTTGTGAAAAAGAAAAAAACAGAGCATATGTACTTTAATGATGTCCATGCACATTTTCTTTTTAGCAAGGATAAATTCTTTACTCCGGGAGTAAAGCTTGACAATAATATATCTGAATTTAAACTAAGTGGATCCTATACTATGAACGGGCCTGCAGACCTGTATCTGGACCTAAATATTTTTGAAGTTCTGTTTGGCAACAATAAGAAACGTATTGAACGCATTCAGCAAGATGTTGATACATTAATGGCGCCCAAAAAGCAGCATTTGCTGGTATATCGTCAGGTTAATGCAGTCAGGACGAATGCATATAAAGTAAAATTCTTTTCTCGTAAGGAGAGAAACTCAATAGATAAAATGCTTCATCATCATTTTAGAGAGCAGTTGCTTGAATGGAAAATCGATACAGTGTTTAGTGTCATAAAAAAGGCGAATATTGATCATTAA